One Dermacentor andersoni chromosome 6, qqDerAnde1_hic_scaffold, whole genome shotgun sequence genomic window carries:
- the LOC126523720 gene encoding uncharacterized protein gives MSSVVAASAAQQGRGSRSFASEDPEYQVLLPQLPTGRIVLNTVFLHADVRARPYRVEHFRDALASLGLLPDVIALGAYQMSHGWAVTFKSDEGVKRLSSAKNLEVNEHRCIVVDPANQAVRLKLHWMLHNVSDEDIRTALLPFGKVTDVFHEKWRVQGVQDKASSTRAVSLVLKTGMTVEDLPHQLRVAGEQTLVVVPGRAPLCLKCRNTGHVRLDCRVPRCAVCRRYGHQDTECVKTYASVAGPALREDVADLLMDEDDVDEASRVLVSPADTVATPSVPAAKSTKVANVLPTDPKDAVQRACDEGTKEESAAESATAEETATEHGPATPLMDVEESSASNAAMKRARDSTGNLGGNLDNGAKDEPPPKAQAGRRVPVRLKPNIPPDRRPAAKLPK, from the coding sequence ATGAGCTCCGTAGtagcggcttcagcggcccagcagggccgcggTAGCAGGAGTTTTGCCTCAGAAGACCCGGAATACCAAGTTTTGCTGCCTCAATTGCCGACAGGTCGGATAGTTTTAAATACTGTTTTTCTGCATGCGGATGTGCGTGCCAGGCCGTATCGTGTGGAACATTTCCGAGATGCGTTGGCTAGCTTAGGCCTACTTCCTGATGTCATCGCCCTAGGGGCGTATCAGATGAGCCACGGTTGGGCGGTGACTTTCAAGAGCGACGAAGGCGTGAAGAGGCTTTCAAGCGCCAAGAACCTCGAGGTGAATGAACATCGGTGCATTGTCGTTGACCCAGCCAATCAGGCCGTGCGGCTGAAGCTGCATTGGATGCTTCATAACGTGTCGGACGAGGATATACGGACAGCCCTGTTACCGTTCGGAAAGGTCACGGACGTTTTCCATGAAAAGTGGCGTGTTCAAGGAGTTCAAGATAAAGCATCGTCGACACGGGCGGTGTCCCTGGTTCTGAAGACTGGTATGACCGTAGAAGACCTGCCCCATCAACTTCGTGtagctggtgagcagaccctagTTGTGGTACCGGGCAGAGCACCCCTTTGCCTGAAGTGCCGAAACACCGGACATGTCCGACTTGACTGCCGCGTCCCGAGATGTGCAGTATGCCGTCGCTACGGCCACCAGGATACGGAATGTGTTAagacttacgcatccgtcgcagGACCTGCGCTTCGAGAGGACGTGGCTGACCTGTTAATGGACGAGGATGACGTTGATGAGGCTTCCCGCGTGCTAGTATCACCGGCGGACACAGTTGCAACACCTTCTGTGCCGGCTGCTAAATCCACGAAGGTGGCAAATGTGCTGCCTACGGACCCGAAAGATGCAGTGCAAAGGGCATGCGACGAAGGAACCAAAGAAGAATCGGCCGCGGAATCCGCCACTGCCGAGGAGACCGCCACGGAGCACGGACCGGCAACTCCCTTGATGGACGTCGAAGAATCGAGTGCAAGCAATGCGGCTATGAAAAGAGCGAGGGACTCGACCGGCAACCTGGGCGGCAACCTTGACAACGGGGCCAAAGACGAGCCGCCGCCAAAAGCGCAGGCGGGTCGTCGTGTTCCCGTGCGCCTGAAACCAAACATCCCGCCGGACAGACGGCCGGCGGCAAAACTGCCTAAGTAG